The Ziziphus jujuba cultivar Dongzao chromosome 7, ASM3175591v1 genome includes a region encoding these proteins:
- the LOC107424773 gene encoding uncharacterized protein LOC107424773 isoform X2, whose amino-acid sequence MFLIQMSIGHLHLLDGNYDKFIELLRRGTVEARDSAIDCLRTALAPCALDAYPEAYEEFKHVLLAFIYDKDDQTSPVANEWSERRRFDIAGLMSTVLRAHLHAYDPVFSMTLRYLISIHKGFCFRQGISSPISDLTERLLLEERDPPATPQESLYEAPPFDEVDIQALAHAVELTRQGAIDSLRFSKGDLFQAFQNELCRMKLDVSMLDELVREYCIYRGIVDSGLASPSGFQTLSKPLKVDQQLHGYWSSRDCSVEVDCSASKVSDGDSSITTPYMDGSPEKSTDMTSMQGIDVELRYACEPTSTNEDCSTSGSHQHENIRVQQRSRINTYAAGERSKRKRWRGRNDDVGYTPSVSSDESSKQELSTTTLVSSSCISQGQQGLEGHSVQDINNREDKYEFVLGMKALASKGMATEVVEEVNAMDASFFVQNPILLFQLKQVEFLKLVGSGDYSSALRVACSHLGPLAANDPALLKPLKETLLALLQPNEHALDKGLPLQALATSLQVAIGKRLGIEEPLLMKIIRATLHTHNEWFRLQMCKDRFESLLQIDSLKQVSPPVFSANATSKSNADRCSNGSSQVTISSTRMSEDGSSPTQVSSRDVICDENAILKVMEFLALPRADAIHLLAEYNGNAETVIQQIFA is encoded by the exons ATGTTTCTGATCCAAATGAGTATCGGTCATCTTCATCTCTTGGATGGGAATTATGAT aAATTTATTGAGCTTTTGAGAAGAGGGACTGTAGAAGCTCGTGACTCTGCAATTGATTGCCTGAGAACTGCTCTGGCTCCTTGTGCTCTTGATGCTTATCCG GAAGCATATGAGGAATTCAAGCATGTTCTTCTTGCCTTTATATATGACAAAGATGACCAGACTTCTCCAGTTGCAAATGAG TGGTCTGAAAGGAGGAGGTTTGACATTGCTGGACTTATGTCCACTGTGTTAAGAGCTCATTTACATGCATATGATCCGGTCTTTTCAATGACATTGCGATATTTGATAAG CATACACAAAGGATTTTGCTTTCGACAAGGAATTTCATCACCCATTTCAGATCTTACTGAGCGGTTGCTCCTTGAGGAGCGTGATCCCCCTGCAACACCCCAAGAGAGCTTGTATGAAGCACCTCCTTTTGATGAG GTGGACATACAAGCTCTTGCACATGCTGTAGAGCTTACAAGACAAGGGGCCATTGATAGCTTGAGATTTTCAAAGGGTGATCTCTTCCAGGCGTTTCAG AATGAATTATGTCGGATGAAATTGGATGTTTCAATGCTTGATGAGCTTGTTCGTGAGTATTGCATTTATAGGGGCATTGTGGATTCTGGTCTTGCATCACCTTCTG GATTTCAAACTCTTTCGAAACCTTTGAAAGTCGATCAACAACTGCATGGTTATTGGTCTTCACGAGACTGTTCTGTTGAAGTGGACTGTAGTGCCAGCAAAGTTTCTGATGGTGATTCTTCCATTACTACTCCTTATATGGATGGTTCACCGGAGAAGAGTACTGACATGACTAGCATGCAAGGAATTGATGTTGAACTACGATATGCTTGTGAACCAACAAGCACCAATGAAGACTGTAGCACCAGTGGATCACATCAACATGAAAATATAAGAGTTCAGCAAAGGAGCAGAATCAACACATATGCTGCTGGAGAAAGGAGTAAACGTAAGCGCTGGAGGGGTAGAAATGATGATGTAGGTTACACTCCTAGCGTTTCTTCTGATGAAAGTAGTAAACAAGAGCTTAGCACAACAACCCTGGTTTCCAGCTCATGTATTTCGCAGGGACAACAG GGTTTGGAAGGACATTCTGTACAAGACATTAATAATAGAGAGGATAAATATGAGTTTGTGCTGGGGATGAAGGCACTAGCTAGTAAAGGGATGGCTACAGAGGTTGTCGAAGAAGTTAACGCTATGGATGCAAGTTTTTTTGTGCAAAATCCTATTTTGCTTTTCCAGCTTAAGCAG GTTGAATTCCTTAAGCTCGTTGGCTCAGGGGATTATTCTAGTGCTCTGAGAGTTGCTTGTTCACATTTAGGTCCTTTAGCTGCTAATGATCCAGCTTTGTTGAAACCCTTGAAGGAGACATTGTTGGCATTGCTGCAACCCAATGAACATGCACTTGACAAAGGCTTGCCTTTACAGGCCCTTGCAACTTCGCTTCAG GTTGCAATTGGTAAAAGGCTTGGCATTGAAGAACCCCTGCTTATGAAAATCATTAGAGCAACTCTCCACACGCATAATGAGTGGTTTAGGCTTCAGATGTGTAAAGATCGCTTTGAAAGTCTCTTGCAAATCGATTCCTTGAAACAGGTTAGTCCTCCTGTGTTCAGTGCTAATGCCACATCAAAGTCAAATGCTGATAGGTGCTCCAACGGATCTTCCCAAGTTACAATATCAAGCACTAGGATGTCAGAGGATGGAAGCAGTCCAACCCAAGTCTCTTCTAGAGATGTGATTTGCGATGAAAATGCAATACTAAAGGTTATG GAATTTCTTGCTTTGCCGAGGGCAGATGCTATCCATCTTCTTGCAGAGTACAACGGAAATGCTGAGACGGTCATTCAGCAAATCTTTGCATAA
- the LOC107424782 gene encoding pentatricopeptide repeat-containing protein DOT4, chloroplastic isoform X1 translates to MVVVRATSSPSTTNFGGYTCFQLNRLLQICCSSKTLNHGKQVHQQIIQGGLGRNPFLVTKLVQMYADCDHLLSARILFDQLSQPNVFAWTAIIGFYSRHGMYQKCVRTYAEMSLMGVSPDEYVFPKVLKVCAQSSCLKAGMQIHKDVITSGFEFSSEVCNSLIEMYSKCMDVQNAKRVFDVIVGRDLLSWNLMISGYVYNGLLESAVKLLDRMRFDGCEPDVVTWNIVMDAYCQMRLCDEAWNIFERIKEPNIISWTTLIKGYSRIGNHEVSLRIFRDMISSGMISPDLDCLSGVLVSCRHLGSLSGGREIHSYGIKMKSCIAFYNSAGATLLTMYAKYGRLQDAKNVFKLMDQADVVTWNAMILGFADVGLEHSALECFSKMQRAGIKNDRTTISTVLPVCDLKSGKQIHAFIRKGCFDLVTPVWNALIYMYSKCGCIRSASLVFSNMLTRDVVSWNSMMGGFRMHGLGQAALELLKEMRQSALEPDSMTFTSVLSACSHSGLVNEGLEVFHKMTKYYCLTPSMEHYACIVDMLARAGRLQDAVTFIQNMPLEPDKSIWGTLLAACRSHQNVDVAKLAAEQLVLLEPEHAGHYVTLSNIFARAGRWDDSLKVRKQMENRGTVKPSGNSWIESGS, encoded by the coding sequence ATGGTGGTCGTACGAGCTACTTCATCACCATCCACAACCAATTTCGGAGGCTACACTTGCTTCCAACTCAATCGACTCCTACAAATTTGCTGCAGTTCAAAAACCTTAAATCATGGCAAACAAGTTCACCAGCAGATAATCCAAGGTGGGTTGGGCCGAAACCCATTCCTAGTCACTAAGTTGGTCCAGATGTATGCAGATTGCGATCATTTGTTGTCTGCACGGATATTGTTTGATCAATTGTCTCAACCAAATGTCTTTGCCTGGACTGCTATTATCGGATTTTATTCTAGGCATGGAATGTACCAGAAATGTGTCAGAACCTATGCTGAAATGTCTTTGATGGGCGTTTCGCCTGATGAGTATGTGTTTCCCAAGGTCTTAAAGGTGTGTGCTCAATCTTCGTGCTTAAAAGCTGGAATGCAGATCCACAAAGATGTGATTACGTCTGGCTTTGAGTTTAGTTCGGAAGTTTGTAATTCTTTGATTGAAATGTATTCAAAATGCATGGATGTTCAGAATGCTAAGCGGGTTTTTGATGTGATAGTGGGAAGAGATTTGCTTTCATGGAATTTGATGATCTCCGGATATGTCTATAATGGGTTGCTTGAATCAGCCGTGAAACTGTTGGATCGCATGAGGTTCGATGGGTGTGAGCCTGATGTTGTCACTTGGAACATTGTAATGGACGCTTATTGCCAAATGAGACTATGTGACGAAGCTTGGAATATATTTGAACGGATTAAAGAGCCTAATATAATCTCATGGACCACTTTGATCAAAGGTTATTCAAGGATTGGGAATCATGAAGTATCCTTGAGGATTTTCAGGGATATGATAAGCAGTGGCATGATTTCCCCTGATTTGGATTGTCTTTCTGGAGTCCTAGTCTCCTGTAGGCATCTGGGGTCTTTGTCAGGTGGAAGAGAAATCCATAGCTATGGAATCAAAATGAAATCTTGCATTGCATTTTATAATTCAGCGGGTGCCACTTTGTTGACGATGTATGCTAAGTATGGAAGACTTCAGGATGCAAAGAATGTGTTTAAATTAATGGACCAAGCTGATGTTGTTACTTGGAATGCCATGATACTTGGTTTTGCTGATGTGGGATTGGAGCATTCGGCTCTGGAATGTTTTAGCAAAATGCAAAGAGCTGGAATCAAGAATGACCGAACAACAATATCGACTGTTTTGCCAGTCTGTGATTTAAAATCTGGAAAGCAAATTCATGCCTTCATCAGGAAAGGTTGCTTTGATTTAGTTACTCCTGTGTGGAATGCACTGATCTACATGTACTCCAAATGTGGATGCATAAGATCAGCATCCTTGGTATTTTCTAACATGCTCACCAGAGATGTAGTTTCATGGAATTCCATGATGGGAGGGTTTAGAATGCATGGGCTTGGCCAAGCTGCTCTTGAGCTTCTGAAAGAGATGAGACAATCAGCCCTTGAGCCTGATTCCATGACATTTACCTCTGTCCTTTCAGCTTGTAGTCACTCAGGTCTTGTGAATGAGGGCCTTGAAGTATTCCATAAAATGACGAAATACTATTGCTTAACCCCCAGTATGGAGCATTATGCTTGCATTGTTGATATGCTAGCACGTGCAGGTCGGCTCCAAGATGCTGTTACTTTTATTCAGAATATGCCTCTTGAGCCTGATAAATCTATTTGGGGGACGCTGCTAGCTGCCTGTCGATCCCACCAAAATGTTGATGTTGCAAAACTGGCTGCTGAACAGTTGGTCCTATTGGAACCTGAACATGCTGGGCACTATGTGACTTTGTCTAATATATTTGCAAGAGCTGGAAGGTGGGATGATTCTCTAAAGGTGAGAAAGCAAATGGAGAATAGAGGAACAGTTAAGCCATCAGGAAACAGTTGGATAGAGAGTGGAAGCTAA
- the LOC107424773 gene encoding uncharacterized protein LOC107424773 isoform X1, with product MDSTPVNWEALDALVIDFAKSENLIEDSCSFVSSTSSPPSSPSSSSSPSLSSSSYYSRLIIRQIRRSLETGDVDASIDLLRVHAPFILDDHRLLFRLQKQKFIELLRRGTVEARDSAIDCLRTALAPCALDAYPEAYEEFKHVLLAFIYDKDDQTSPVANEWSERRRFDIAGLMSTVLRAHLHAYDPVFSMTLRYLISIHKGFCFRQGISSPISDLTERLLLEERDPPATPQESLYEAPPFDEVDIQALAHAVELTRQGAIDSLRFSKGDLFQAFQNELCRMKLDVSMLDELVREYCIYRGIVDSGLASPSGFQTLSKPLKVDQQLHGYWSSRDCSVEVDCSASKVSDGDSSITTPYMDGSPEKSTDMTSMQGIDVELRYACEPTSTNEDCSTSGSHQHENIRVQQRSRINTYAAGERSKRKRWRGRNDDVGYTPSVSSDESSKQELSTTTLVSSSCISQGQQGLEGHSVQDINNREDKYEFVLGMKALASKGMATEVVEEVNAMDASFFVQNPILLFQLKQVEFLKLVGSGDYSSALRVACSHLGPLAANDPALLKPLKETLLALLQPNEHALDKGLPLQALATSLQVAIGKRLGIEEPLLMKIIRATLHTHNEWFRLQMCKDRFESLLQIDSLKQVSPPVFSANATSKSNADRCSNGSSQVTISSTRMSEDGSSPTQVSSRDVICDENAILKVMEFLALPRADAIHLLAEYNGNAETVIQQIFA from the exons atggactCGACGCCCGTGAACTGGGAAGCGCTTGATGCTTTAGTAATCGATTTCGCCAAATCTGAGAACTTGATCGAAGACTCATGCTCCTTTGTATCGTCGACTTCTTCTCCACCGTCTTCACCTTCTTCATCATCGTCTCCTTCACTTTCTTCGTCGTCTTATTATTCCAGATTGATCATTCGCCAGATCAGACGTTCATTGGAAACTGGTGATGTTGATGCTTCTATCGATCTTCTTCGGGTCCACGCTCCTTTCATTCTCGATGATCATAGGCTTCTCTTTCGGTTACAGAAGCAG aAATTTATTGAGCTTTTGAGAAGAGGGACTGTAGAAGCTCGTGACTCTGCAATTGATTGCCTGAGAACTGCTCTGGCTCCTTGTGCTCTTGATGCTTATCCG GAAGCATATGAGGAATTCAAGCATGTTCTTCTTGCCTTTATATATGACAAAGATGACCAGACTTCTCCAGTTGCAAATGAG TGGTCTGAAAGGAGGAGGTTTGACATTGCTGGACTTATGTCCACTGTGTTAAGAGCTCATTTACATGCATATGATCCGGTCTTTTCAATGACATTGCGATATTTGATAAG CATACACAAAGGATTTTGCTTTCGACAAGGAATTTCATCACCCATTTCAGATCTTACTGAGCGGTTGCTCCTTGAGGAGCGTGATCCCCCTGCAACACCCCAAGAGAGCTTGTATGAAGCACCTCCTTTTGATGAG GTGGACATACAAGCTCTTGCACATGCTGTAGAGCTTACAAGACAAGGGGCCATTGATAGCTTGAGATTTTCAAAGGGTGATCTCTTCCAGGCGTTTCAG AATGAATTATGTCGGATGAAATTGGATGTTTCAATGCTTGATGAGCTTGTTCGTGAGTATTGCATTTATAGGGGCATTGTGGATTCTGGTCTTGCATCACCTTCTG GATTTCAAACTCTTTCGAAACCTTTGAAAGTCGATCAACAACTGCATGGTTATTGGTCTTCACGAGACTGTTCTGTTGAAGTGGACTGTAGTGCCAGCAAAGTTTCTGATGGTGATTCTTCCATTACTACTCCTTATATGGATGGTTCACCGGAGAAGAGTACTGACATGACTAGCATGCAAGGAATTGATGTTGAACTACGATATGCTTGTGAACCAACAAGCACCAATGAAGACTGTAGCACCAGTGGATCACATCAACATGAAAATATAAGAGTTCAGCAAAGGAGCAGAATCAACACATATGCTGCTGGAGAAAGGAGTAAACGTAAGCGCTGGAGGGGTAGAAATGATGATGTAGGTTACACTCCTAGCGTTTCTTCTGATGAAAGTAGTAAACAAGAGCTTAGCACAACAACCCTGGTTTCCAGCTCATGTATTTCGCAGGGACAACAG GGTTTGGAAGGACATTCTGTACAAGACATTAATAATAGAGAGGATAAATATGAGTTTGTGCTGGGGATGAAGGCACTAGCTAGTAAAGGGATGGCTACAGAGGTTGTCGAAGAAGTTAACGCTATGGATGCAAGTTTTTTTGTGCAAAATCCTATTTTGCTTTTCCAGCTTAAGCAG GTTGAATTCCTTAAGCTCGTTGGCTCAGGGGATTATTCTAGTGCTCTGAGAGTTGCTTGTTCACATTTAGGTCCTTTAGCTGCTAATGATCCAGCTTTGTTGAAACCCTTGAAGGAGACATTGTTGGCATTGCTGCAACCCAATGAACATGCACTTGACAAAGGCTTGCCTTTACAGGCCCTTGCAACTTCGCTTCAG GTTGCAATTGGTAAAAGGCTTGGCATTGAAGAACCCCTGCTTATGAAAATCATTAGAGCAACTCTCCACACGCATAATGAGTGGTTTAGGCTTCAGATGTGTAAAGATCGCTTTGAAAGTCTCTTGCAAATCGATTCCTTGAAACAGGTTAGTCCTCCTGTGTTCAGTGCTAATGCCACATCAAAGTCAAATGCTGATAGGTGCTCCAACGGATCTTCCCAAGTTACAATATCAAGCACTAGGATGTCAGAGGATGGAAGCAGTCCAACCCAAGTCTCTTCTAGAGATGTGATTTGCGATGAAAATGCAATACTAAAGGTTATG GAATTTCTTGCTTTGCCGAGGGCAGATGCTATCCATCTTCTTGCAGAGTACAACGGAAATGCTGAGACGGTCATTCAGCAAATCTTTGCATAA
- the LOC107424782 gene encoding pentatricopeptide repeat-containing protein DOT4, chloroplastic isoform X2: MVVVRATSSPSTTNFGGYTCFQLNRLLQICCSSKTLNHGKQVHQQIIQGGLGRNPFLVTKLVQMYADCDHLLSARILFDQLSQPNVFAWTAIIGFYSRHGMYQKCVRTYAEMSLMGVSPDEYVFPKVLKVCAQSSCLKAGMQIHKDVITSGFEFSSEVCNSLIEMYSKCMDVQNAKRVFDVIVGRDLLSWNLMISGYVYNGLLESAVKLLDRMRFDGCEPDVVTWNIVMDAYCQMRLCDEAWNIFERIKEPNIISWTTLIKGYSRIGNHEVSLRIFRDMISSGMISPDLDCLSGVLVSCRHLGSLSGGREIHSYGIKMKSCIAFYNSAGATLLTMYAKYGRLQDAKNVFKLMDQADVVTWNAMILGFADVGLEHSALECFSKMQRAGIKNDRTTISTVLPVCDLKSGKQIHAFIRKGCFDLVTPVWNALIYMYSKCGCIRSASLVFSNMLTRDVVSWNSMMGGFRMHGLGQAALELLKEMRQSALEPDSMTFTSVLSACSHSGLVNEGLEVFHKMTKYYCLTPSMEHYACIVDMLARAGRLQDAVTFIQNMPLEPDKSIWGTLLAACRSHQNVDVAKLAAEQLVLLEPEHAGHYVTLSNIFARAGRWDDSLKVSRI; this comes from the exons ATGGTGGTCGTACGAGCTACTTCATCACCATCCACAACCAATTTCGGAGGCTACACTTGCTTCCAACTCAATCGACTCCTACAAATTTGCTGCAGTTCAAAAACCTTAAATCATGGCAAACAAGTTCACCAGCAGATAATCCAAGGTGGGTTGGGCCGAAACCCATTCCTAGTCACTAAGTTGGTCCAGATGTATGCAGATTGCGATCATTTGTTGTCTGCACGGATATTGTTTGATCAATTGTCTCAACCAAATGTCTTTGCCTGGACTGCTATTATCGGATTTTATTCTAGGCATGGAATGTACCAGAAATGTGTCAGAACCTATGCTGAAATGTCTTTGATGGGCGTTTCGCCTGATGAGTATGTGTTTCCCAAGGTCTTAAAGGTGTGTGCTCAATCTTCGTGCTTAAAAGCTGGAATGCAGATCCACAAAGATGTGATTACGTCTGGCTTTGAGTTTAGTTCGGAAGTTTGTAATTCTTTGATTGAAATGTATTCAAAATGCATGGATGTTCAGAATGCTAAGCGGGTTTTTGATGTGATAGTGGGAAGAGATTTGCTTTCATGGAATTTGATGATCTCCGGATATGTCTATAATGGGTTGCTTGAATCAGCCGTGAAACTGTTGGATCGCATGAGGTTCGATGGGTGTGAGCCTGATGTTGTCACTTGGAACATTGTAATGGACGCTTATTGCCAAATGAGACTATGTGACGAAGCTTGGAATATATTTGAACGGATTAAAGAGCCTAATATAATCTCATGGACCACTTTGATCAAAGGTTATTCAAGGATTGGGAATCATGAAGTATCCTTGAGGATTTTCAGGGATATGATAAGCAGTGGCATGATTTCCCCTGATTTGGATTGTCTTTCTGGAGTCCTAGTCTCCTGTAGGCATCTGGGGTCTTTGTCAGGTGGAAGAGAAATCCATAGCTATGGAATCAAAATGAAATCTTGCATTGCATTTTATAATTCAGCGGGTGCCACTTTGTTGACGATGTATGCTAAGTATGGAAGACTTCAGGATGCAAAGAATGTGTTTAAATTAATGGACCAAGCTGATGTTGTTACTTGGAATGCCATGATACTTGGTTTTGCTGATGTGGGATTGGAGCATTCGGCTCTGGAATGTTTTAGCAAAATGCAAAGAGCTGGAATCAAGAATGACCGAACAACAATATCGACTGTTTTGCCAGTCTGTGATTTAAAATCTGGAAAGCAAATTCATGCCTTCATCAGGAAAGGTTGCTTTGATTTAGTTACTCCTGTGTGGAATGCACTGATCTACATGTACTCCAAATGTGGATGCATAAGATCAGCATCCTTGGTATTTTCTAACATGCTCACCAGAGATGTAGTTTCATGGAATTCCATGATGGGAGGGTTTAGAATGCATGGGCTTGGCCAAGCTGCTCTTGAGCTTCTGAAAGAGATGAGACAATCAGCCCTTGAGCCTGATTCCATGACATTTACCTCTGTCCTTTCAGCTTGTAGTCACTCAGGTCTTGTGAATGAGGGCCTTGAAGTATTCCATAAAATGACGAAATACTATTGCTTAACCCCCAGTATGGAGCATTATGCTTGCATTGTTGATATGCTAGCACGTGCAGGTCGGCTCCAAGATGCTGTTACTTTTATTCAGAATATGCCTCTTGAGCCTGATAAATCTATTTGGGGGACGCTGCTAGCTGCCTGTCGATCCCACCAAAATGTTGATGTTGCAAAACTGGCTGCTGAACAGTTGGTCCTATTGGAACCTGAACATGCTGGGCACTATGTGACTTTGTCTAATATATTTGCAAGAGCTGGAAGGTGGGATGATTCTCTAAAG GTATCGAGGATATGA